One region of Oxalobacteraceae sp. CFBP 8761 genomic DNA includes:
- a CDS encoding transposase domain-containing protein, translated as MLDDTLHFLANHLEAPDWHRLGEHLPLERVQQAVQKTEATSICHRRLSTEQVVWLMVALAL; from the coding sequence ATGCTCGACGACACGCTCCACTTCCTGGCCAATCACCTTGAAGCGCCTGACTGGCATCGACTGGGCGAGCATTTGCCGCTTGAGCGGGTCCAGCAAGCTGTGCAGAAGACTGAGGCGACGAGCATTTGTCATCGACGTTTGTCGACCGAGCAAGTGGTCTGGTTGATGGTGGCATTGGCGCTCTAG
- the dusA gene encoding tRNA dihydrouridine(20/20a) synthase DusA, with translation MSTTSTIPATTAIVPPSRRLSVAPMMDWTDRHCRVFHRQITRYTWLYTEMVNTGALVYGDAERHLRFDDIEHPVALQLGGSDPGDLAKSAKLGEQWGYDEINLNCGCPSERVQKGSFGACLMNEPQLVADCVKAMRDAVSIDVTVKHRIGIDHNEEYGFVRDFIGTVADAGCKTFIVHARNAILKGLSPKENREIPPLRYAVAYELKREFPDLEIIINGGIKSDDEIALHLQHVDGVMLGREAYHNPWTMADWDARFYDAPGAARTRIDVLEAMIPYIEAQLRQYGPLGLKLNSITRHMLGLMQGLPGARAFRQTLSDSKQLALGDARLLLAAAARMPATA, from the coding sequence ATGAGCACTACTTCCACCATCCCCGCTACTACTGCCATTGTGCCGCCATCCCGCCGCCTGTCGGTTGCCCCCATGATGGACTGGACCGACCGCCACTGCCGCGTCTTCCATCGGCAGATCACCCGCTACACCTGGCTTTACACGGAGATGGTCAACACGGGCGCCCTGGTCTATGGCGACGCCGAGCGTCACCTGCGCTTCGACGACATCGAGCATCCCGTCGCCCTTCAACTGGGCGGCAGCGACCCGGGTGACTTAGCCAAGAGCGCGAAGCTCGGCGAGCAGTGGGGCTACGATGAGATCAACCTGAACTGCGGCTGCCCCTCCGAGCGCGTCCAGAAGGGTTCGTTTGGCGCCTGCCTGATGAACGAGCCGCAACTGGTGGCCGACTGCGTCAAGGCGATGCGCGACGCCGTCTCGATCGACGTCACCGTCAAGCACCGCATCGGCATCGATCACAATGAAGAATACGGCTTCGTGCGCGACTTCATCGGTACGGTCGCCGATGCCGGCTGCAAGACGTTCATCGTGCACGCCCGCAATGCGATCCTGAAGGGCCTGTCGCCGAAGGAAAACCGCGAGATCCCGCCGCTGCGCTACGCCGTGGCATATGAGCTAAAGCGCGAGTTTCCTGACCTCGAAATCATCATCAACGGCGGCATCAAGAGTGATGACGAGATCGCGCTGCACCTGCAGCACGTCGACGGCGTCATGCTCGGGCGCGAGGCCTATCACAACCCATGGACGATGGCCGACTGGGACGCCCGTTTCTACGATGCCCCTGGCGCGGCACGCACGCGGATTGACGTGCTCGAAGCGATGATCCCGTACATCGAAGCGCAACTGCGCCAGTACGGCCCGCTGGGCTTGAAACTGAACAGCATCACGCGTCATATGCTGGGCCTGATGCAGGGCTTGCCGGGCGCACGCGCTTTCCGCCAGACGCTGTCGGACTCGAAGCAGCTGGCGCTGGGCGATGCACGCCTGCTGCTTGCCGCTGCCGCCCGGATGCCAGCGACCGCATAA
- a CDS encoding MCP four helix bundle domain-containing protein, with product MKVGTRLALGFALVLVLLVAVAVVGILRMAQIQDRLDHVVSVSNVSTGLVVEMRNNVSDRLASLRVLTLMTDPADMEPEIVKFKEQTAKYDAAQAKLAALFAQYANAQEKTLLTQIKEHEATAMPAIARATELYLAANAMDATRVMIREVRPVQRKWTDALNALSALEDKQNAQSKADAETAFANARNFMLILLVLAVVMGIVAAVAITRSLLKQLGGEPAYTAKIAGSIAHGDLSIAIDTKESDRGSLLVEMKEMRNSLVGIVEQVRRGTETIGTASREIAAGNIDLSSRTELQASSLEKTASAMEQLTATVKQNADSAREANALAATASDVARKGGDVVSQVVGTMGEINTSANKISDIIGVIDGIAFQTNILALNAAVEAARAGEQGRGFAVVASEVRNLAQRSAAAAKEIKTLIGDSVEKVERGSKLVGQAGVTMDEVVSSVKRVTDIMSEIANASAEQSAGIAQVNTSIIEMDSMTQQNAALVEQAAAAAQSLQDQAGELARVVSIFKLEEGEEHHVPAHAKAPAAAPVVTSTAVVARPVVKRPAPPALKKPAAASAAPKKAGEAVAAPKPKKAAVSATASADEWEEF from the coding sequence ATGAAGGTCGGCACCCGTCTGGCCCTCGGTTTTGCACTGGTTCTGGTACTGCTGGTCGCAGTCGCGGTGGTCGGTATCCTGCGCATGGCGCAGATCCAGGATCGCCTCGATCACGTGGTAAGCGTCAGCAACGTATCGACCGGTCTCGTGGTCGAGATGCGCAACAATGTCAGCGATCGCCTCGCTTCGCTGCGCGTGCTGACCCTGATGACTGACCCGGCCGACATGGAACCGGAAATCGTCAAATTCAAGGAACAAACCGCCAAGTACGATGCGGCCCAGGCCAAGCTGGCGGCGCTGTTCGCACAGTACGCCAATGCCCAGGAAAAGACGCTGCTGACGCAGATCAAGGAACACGAGGCCACCGCGATGCCCGCCATCGCCCGCGCGACCGAACTGTACCTGGCTGCAAATGCGATGGACGCTACCCGCGTGATGATTCGCGAAGTGCGTCCCGTGCAGCGTAAATGGACCGACGCCCTGAACGCGTTGTCGGCCCTCGAAGACAAACAGAATGCCCAAAGCAAGGCCGATGCCGAAACAGCGTTCGCCAATGCCCGTAACTTCATGCTGATCCTGCTTGTCCTGGCTGTCGTCATGGGGATCGTCGCTGCCGTGGCCATCACCCGCAGCCTGCTCAAGCAGCTTGGTGGCGAGCCAGCCTACACGGCCAAGATCGCCGGCAGCATCGCCCATGGCGACCTGTCGATCGCCATCGACACGAAAGAATCGGACCGCGGCAGCCTGCTGGTCGAAATGAAGGAAATGCGCAACAGCCTGGTTGGTATCGTCGAGCAAGTGCGTCGTGGTACGGAAACCATCGGTACCGCCTCGCGTGAAATCGCCGCCGGCAATATCGACCTCTCGTCGCGGACCGAACTGCAGGCGAGCTCGCTGGAAAAGACCGCCTCGGCGATGGAGCAGCTGACCGCGACCGTGAAACAGAATGCCGACAGTGCCCGCGAAGCCAATGCGCTGGCGGCAACCGCGTCGGACGTGGCCCGCAAGGGCGGCGATGTGGTGTCGCAAGTGGTCGGCACGATGGGCGAGATCAATACGTCGGCCAACAAGATCTCGGACATCATCGGCGTCATCGATGGCATCGCCTTCCAGACCAACATCCTGGCGCTCAACGCAGCAGTCGAAGCGGCCCGTGCCGGTGAACAGGGCCGTGGCTTTGCGGTCGTGGCATCCGAAGTGCGCAACCTGGCGCAGCGTTCGGCAGCGGCAGCCAAAGAAATCAAGACGCTGATCGGCGACTCGGTCGAGAAGGTCGAGCGCGGCAGCAAGCTGGTTGGCCAGGCCGGCGTGACGATGGACGAAGTGGTCTCGAGCGTCAAGCGCGTGACCGACATCATGAGCGAAATCGCCAACGCCAGCGCCGAACAAAGTGCCGGCATCGCCCAGGTCAACACGTCGATCATCGAGATGGACAGCATGACGCAACAAAACGCTGCGCTGGTCGAACAAGCCGCCGCAGCCGCACAGAGTCTGCAGGATCAGGCAGGCGAGCTGGCCCGTGTGGTCAGCATCTTCAAGCTGGAAGAGGGCGAAGAGCACCACGTTCCAGCCCACGCCAAGGCCCCGGCAGCGGCGCCAGTCGTGACCTCGACGGCGGTGGTGGCGCGTCCGGTCGTCAAGCGCCCGGCGCCACCGGCACTGAAGAAGCCGGCTGCAGCATCGGCTGCACCGAAAAAAGCGGGTGAAGCAGTTGCAGCGCCGAAGCCGAAGAAAGCCGCCGTCAGCGCCACCGCCAGCGCCGACGAGTGGGAAGAGTTCTGA
- a CDS encoding energy transducer TonB has translation MKNLSAKLFVALTLTAAAGASFAAETSAQFDPKKCSIEYPKASLMNEEQGTTTASFLVTADGTVTESKIDKSSGFKNLDRALVKGLTSCKFKPGTKDGAPAQTWTKIDYAFKLD, from the coding sequence ATGAAAAACCTGTCCGCCAAACTGTTCGTTGCACTGACCCTGACCGCCGCTGCCGGCGCGAGCTTCGCCGCTGAGACCTCGGCCCAGTTCGATCCAAAGAAATGCAGCATCGAGTACCCGAAGGCGTCGCTGATGAATGAAGAGCAGGGCACGACCACCGCGTCGTTCCTGGTCACCGCGGACGGCACCGTGACGGAATCGAAGATCGACAAGTCGAGCGGCTTCAAGAACCTGGACCGCGCGCTGGTCAAGGGCCTGACCTCGTGCAAGTTCAAGCCGGGCACCAAGGACGGCGCACCAGCACAGACCTGGACCAAGATCGACTACGCTTTCAAGCTGGACTGA
- a CDS encoding YXWGXW repeat-containing protein, protein MKTFLSTATTAAAALLIGTSAFAPVQAQPHHQRADVIIIKKAPPALRREAVPNARRGFDWVPGYWNWNGRRHDWVGGHWEKVRPGYAYQRAQWRQDRNGWHLDRGGWRQEVRGRDNGPRGDRDRDGVPNRHDDRPSNPNRY, encoded by the coding sequence ATGAAAACCTTCCTCTCGACCGCTACCACTGCTGCTGCCGCGCTCCTGATCGGCACCTCGGCTTTCGCACCGGTGCAAGCCCAGCCGCATCACCAGCGCGCCGATGTCATCATCATCAAGAAGGCGCCGCCAGCGCTGCGCCGCGAAGCCGTGCCGAATGCACGCCGTGGTTTCGACTGGGTGCCGGGTTACTGGAACTGGAACGGTCGCCGCCACGATTGGGTGGGCGGCCATTGGGAAAAAGTGCGTCCGGGCTATGCCTATCAGCGTGCACAGTGGCGCCAGGACCGTAATGGCTGGCACCTTGACCGCGGTGGCTGGCGCCAGGAAGTGCGCGGCCGTGACAACGGTCCACGCGGCGACCGCGATCGCGACGGCGTCCCGAACCGCCACGACGACCGTCCGAGCAATCCAAACCGCTATTAA
- a CDS encoding GGDEF domain-containing protein, which yields MPDTSAVPEISRLTAEKRPAVRNAVLFVVALCLLLLVIQISDSWRARQERLAEVAVATANMSHALAAQGESAVRVVDTVLSGVVERVETDGTERGAARARLQLHLKNMASQVDELHALFVFGADGRWLMTSQDRTPQYNNADREYFQYHAQHRDRGVHVGKPVRSRSSGEWVLPVSRRLDHPDGTFAGVALGTIRIAYFSTLYESFDVGRAGVVMLTLDDGTMVYRLPHSESLIGTNVSNGPIQQMYLSQGPVGSGMRRSKIDGIERLYSYRHLDTYPLIVATAQSREEILEKWLQSVLTQATITFVAIVLLLAFGWRLVRQIMIRDHLQNELVGAREQLQEHNRALTVLADHDGLTGIANRRRFEAAMTLENARAARSGLPLSIVLIDVDYFKRFNDTYGHVAGDACLRQVAAALRNSLVRPADLAARYGGEEFVALLPDTDPAGARMVAERIRCAVMALQIAHAGNDAGVVTISAGVYTSTVASTTGEGVAIAASTLVERADALLYQAKLSGRNQVCGGDGTVA from the coding sequence ATGCCAGACACCAGTGCCGTTCCCGAAATCTCCCGCCTGACCGCTGAAAAGCGCCCCGCCGTGCGCAATGCCGTGCTGTTCGTCGTGGCACTTTGCCTGCTGCTGCTGGTGATCCAGATTTCCGACAGTTGGCGTGCGCGTCAGGAACGTCTGGCCGAAGTGGCCGTGGCCACGGCCAACATGTCGCACGCGCTGGCGGCGCAGGGAGAAAGCGCCGTGCGCGTTGTCGATACCGTGCTCTCCGGCGTGGTCGAGCGCGTGGAAACCGATGGCACAGAGCGCGGCGCGGCGCGCGCCCGGTTGCAGCTGCATCTGAAGAATATGGCCTCGCAGGTCGATGAGCTGCATGCGCTGTTTGTGTTCGGCGCCGACGGGCGCTGGCTGATGACGTCGCAAGACCGCACGCCGCAGTACAACAATGCCGACCGTGAATACTTTCAATATCACGCTCAACACCGGGATCGCGGCGTGCATGTGGGCAAGCCAGTGCGCAGCCGGTCGAGCGGCGAATGGGTGTTGCCGGTATCGCGCCGGCTCGATCATCCCGACGGCACGTTCGCCGGCGTGGCACTGGGCACCATCCGCATCGCGTATTTTTCGACCCTGTACGAAAGCTTCGACGTCGGCCGCGCCGGCGTGGTCATGCTCACGCTCGACGATGGCACGATGGTCTACCGCCTGCCGCACAGCGAATCGCTGATCGGTACCAATGTCAGCAACGGCCCGATCCAGCAGATGTACCTGAGCCAGGGGCCGGTGGGCTCCGGCATGCGGCGCTCGAAGATCGACGGCATCGAGCGGCTCTACAGTTACCGCCACCTCGACACCTATCCATTGATTGTCGCGACCGCGCAATCGAGGGAGGAAATCCTTGAAAAATGGCTGCAGTCGGTGCTGACACAAGCCACGATCACGTTTGTCGCCATCGTGCTGCTGCTGGCTTTTGGCTGGCGGCTGGTGCGCCAGATCATGATTCGCGACCATCTGCAAAACGAACTGGTGGGGGCGCGCGAGCAACTGCAGGAACATAACCGCGCATTGACCGTGCTGGCCGACCACGATGGCTTGACCGGCATCGCCAACCGGCGCCGTTTCGAAGCGGCGATGACGCTGGAAAATGCGCGCGCGGCGCGTAGCGGGCTGCCGCTGTCGATCGTGCTGATCGACGTCGACTACTTCAAGCGCTTCAACGATACCTATGGCCACGTGGCGGGCGATGCCTGCCTGCGCCAGGTAGCGGCGGCGCTGCGGAACAGCCTGGTGCGCCCGGCCGATCTGGCGGCGCGTTATGGGGGTGAGGAATTCGTGGCGCTGCTGCCGGATACCGACCCGGCCGGGGCCAGGATGGTCGCCGAGCGCATCCGCTGCGCCGTGATGGCACTGCAGATCGCGCATGCAGGCAATGACGCCGGGGTCGTGACGATCAGCGCCGGCGTGTACACGTCGACGGTGGCCAGCACGACCGGGGAAGGCGTGGCGATTGCCGCCAGTACCCTGGTAGAACGTGCTGACGCCCTGCTCTACCAGGCCAAACTGTCAGGCCGTAACCAGGTCTGCGGCGGCGACGGCACGGTCGCTTGA
- a CDS encoding pentapeptide repeat-containing protein — translation MHTFTQFPGRDAIDAALASGNVTFLDCMLDAADLSRLDLRGSSFINCSIAETSFYAAKLAQTTWQRCRGRQADFEAADLTDAQFQSCDLNNSSWRRARLASLTFKGCKLTGANFEEAAHLGLTFEECLLIGADLRRMSFRKSTLKELDFSDADLAACDFRDTVFEGGSLRNASLKQARFDNADLREADLSGLTLADVKLFQGAWITPRQAAELISELGLRVA, via the coding sequence ATGCATACATTTACCCAATTTCCCGGCCGTGACGCGATCGATGCGGCACTTGCCAGCGGCAACGTCACTTTTCTCGATTGCATGCTCGATGCTGCCGATCTGTCGCGGCTCGACCTGCGCGGCAGCAGTTTCATCAATTGCAGCATTGCCGAAACCTCGTTTTACGCCGCCAAACTGGCGCAGACCACCTGGCAGCGCTGCCGCGGCCGACAAGCCGATTTCGAAGCCGCCGACCTGACCGACGCGCAGTTCCAGAGCTGCGACCTGAATAACAGCAGCTGGCGTCGCGCGCGCCTTGCCTCACTCACCTTCAAGGGCTGCAAACTGACCGGTGCAAATTTCGAAGAAGCGGCGCACCTGGGTCTGACCTTCGAAGAATGCCTGCTGATCGGCGCCGACCTGCGCCGCATGTCGTTTCGCAAATCGACGTTGAAGGAACTCGACTTTTCCGATGCCGACCTGGCCGCCTGCGACTTTCGGGACACCGTGTTCGAGGGCGGGAGCCTGCGCAACGCCAGCCTGAAACAGGCGCGCTTCGACAATGCCGACCTGCGCGAAGCGGATCTGTCGGGCTTGACACTGGCCGACGTGAAGCTGTTCCAGGGCGCCTGGATCACACCGCGCCAGGCGGCCGAATTGATCAGCGAGCTGGGCCTGCGTGTGGCCTGA